Proteins from a genomic interval of Plasmodium reichenowi strain SY57 chromosome 13, whole genome shotgun sequence:
- a CDS encoding N2,N2-dimethylguanosine tRNA methyltransferase, putative yields MIHAKENNWKKGSKRKRNFKEDDDKSRNSHICNDKNEEGNIRKESTNCLNKFIYEGSVKIKNKKNHIFYNKAQVFNRDMSIVLIKALEIFMKEKNKNNEKIIFRGFNIIELLSASGMRSIRYAKELEDTINHITTNDIDKYACKQIKRNFIRNNIKKEKYTILCNDANSVMNILNVDNMYIKKRNNKKLDIGFTYINNINNCIDYFKEAFKFLNFLTNYNRRKNNPLENVIEHDSDSTTFLSSDDSIIRTKVDNSGEDETYIYEEKYDKNNINCNEQHNINVEEENKCLDDMKKKDIIKKSKLIERYMFDIIDIDPYGSSIEYLESCLKYGRSNFFILITNTDMRILNGKFPDVSFYKYNSMIFSNKVNYNNEFSIRVLFYKIKIIASKYKKCIIPFISINIDFYIRLLVHVIDDALQTKDVCIDTGIVYQCNNCSSFHINPMAYKKDVNHLSCITENHHSKKRRKMKKNKMDLVENAANEINGDIKKDENNDDENDDENDDDNNNDGGNNNNNNDDNNNDGGNNNNNNDDNNNNNNNHDNNNHNNNNHNNNNHNNIHKSGDKNHNEAGGDANQNCKNAFSSYKYKSTKLNISKICEECGGDILIGGPIYIGKLHNEDFLHTCISLLENLEQYNLNTIKTRERILINFRCLKQEINIPLYYNLPSLFRNFKICSFSRKLLVNALLNLNYEVSYFHKDPDSIKTNAPNNVFMDIFRAIIFKINSKKKNSNQLQNNKTDQNNLTNNEHQNNDNSNVQTKKIYSIDTIKDEKLKEKLLSYQFFKKNTSFENINISNFKKETNTHKLFTLENPEPFWGPMRKHFEKN; encoded by the coding sequence atgatacatgcaaaagaaaataattgGAAAAAAGGGAGTAAAcgaaaaagaaattttaaagaagatgatgataaaagCAGGAACTCCCATATATGTAATGacaaaaatgaagaagGGAATATTAGGAAAGAATCTACGAATTGTTTGAATAAATTTATCTATGAAGGAAgtgtaaaaataaagaataagaagaatcatatattttataacaaGGCTCAAGTATTTAATCGTGATATGAGTATTGTGCTAATAAAAGCTTTggaaatatttatgaaagaaaaaaataagaataatgaaaagataatatttcgtggatttaatattattgaaTTGTTAAGTGCTAGTGGTATGAGAAGTATAAGATATGCGAAAGAATTAGAAGATACtataaatcatataacaacaaatgatatagataaatatgCGTGTAAACAgattaaaagaaattttataagaaataatataaagaaagaaaaatatactATATTATGTAATGATGCTAATAGTgttatgaatatattaaatgttgataatatgtatattaaaaaaaggaataataaaaaattagatattggatttacatatattaataatataaataattgtATTGATTATTTTAAAGAAGCTTTTAAATTTCTTAATTTTCTGACAAACTATaatagaagaaaaaataatccATTAGAAAATGTTATAGAACATGATAGTGATTCAACTACATTTTTATCCAGTGATGATTCAATTATAAGAACAAAAGTTGATAATAGTGGTGAGGAtgaaacatatatatatgaagaaaaatatgataaaaataatataaattgtAACGAAcaacataatataaatgttgAAGAAGAAAACAAATGTTTAGATgatatgaagaaaaaagatataattaaaaaaagtaaattaATTGAAAGATATATGTTTGATATTATAGATATAGATCCTTATGGATCTTCTATTGAATATCTTGAAAGTTGTTTAAAATATGGAAGAAgtaatttctttattttaataacaaATACAGATATGAGAATATTAAATGGGAAATTCCCAGATGtatctttttataaatataatagtaTGATATTTAGTAATAAagtaaattataataatgaatttaGTATAAGagtattattttataaaattaaaattatagcatccaaatataaaaaatgtattatacCCTTTATATCTATTAATATCGATTTTTATATACGTTTACTAGTTCATGTTATTGACGATGCATTACAAACAAAAGATGTATGTATAGATACAGGAATTGTTTATCAATGTAATAATTGTTCTAGTTTTCATATTAATCCTATGGCATATAAAAAGGATGTAAACCACCTTTCATGTATAACGGAAAATCATCATTCCAAGAAAAGGAggaaaatgaagaagaacAAAATGGATCTTGTTGAAAATGCCGCTAATGAAATAAATGGGGATATTAAAAAggatgaaaataatgatgatgaaaatgatgatgaaaatgatgatgataataataatgatggtggtaataataataataataatgatgataataataatgatggtggtaataataataataataatgatgataataataataataataataatcatgataataataatcataataataataatcataataataataatcataataatattcacAAATCAGGTGATAAAAACCATAATGAAGCAGGAGGAGATGCTAACCAAAATTGCAAAAATGCTTTTAGTtcatacaaatataaaagcACCAAATTAAACATCTCAAAGATATGTGAAGAATGTGGAGGAGATATATTAATTGGTGGTCCCATATATATTGGTAAATTACATAATGAAGATTTTCTCCATACAtgtatttctttattaGAAAATCTGGaacaatataatttaaatacaataaaaactagagaaagaatattaattaattttagATGTTTAAAACAAGAAATTAATATCccattatattataatttaccatcattatttagaaattttaaaatttgCTCCTTCTCAAGAAAATTATTAGTAAATgctttattaaatttaaattatgaaGTTTCGTATTTTCATAAAGATCCAGATAGCATTAAAACCAATGCTCCAAATAATGTTTTTATGGATATTTTTAGAGctatcatttttaaaattaattcgaaaaaaaaaaattccaatcaattacaaaataataaaacagACCAAAATAATCTTACAAATAATGAACATCAAAATAACGATAATTCCAATGTACAAActaaaaagatatattcCATAGATACtataaaagatgaaaaacttaaagaaaaattacTGTCTTATCAATTCTTTAAGAAAAATACATCTTTCGAAAATATCAATATTtcaaattttaaaaaagaaacaaataCACACAAATTATTTACTTTGGAAAACCCCGAACCTTTCTGGGGTCCCATGAGAAAGcattttgaaaaaaattga
- a CDS encoding hypothetical protein (conserved Plasmodium protein, unknown function): MAKSHLEIAKQLKHNSLELKEYFEDLYSWQNDIKKKEEKEKEEIKLEKIYNNKKNNNNDNDKGFEKNTGKFYNKNKGFSYLKRDCNSLDTYYKAWDKLNIDDIDSNAEQINKNCEDIHNNNHNDIIFCENYKNNIPPENIPNSPQNNDNKNENERFNHKTEQKNHVDEIQRDLYIGKNKSSHDISKLNNNEHIIKHVCKAYDIYLGKNEEGKLNYEKKNYHRCLENYNDIINYIDYELKGDNIFIEIEKNCNNELHIEVISDNYTFDKKIEELYIVRTKTLINRSLVYQRLSAHFESIDDCSSVILFYNYFLPNMKDNTTYNIKDLGTMNIKNIIFKAYYLRGIARYKLRIYKLSLKDFKESKILSNYMNSSATINIDNTIHVIEDIIEKSNVNKYIRRRNEYTNTLVNHPRLKPRKLTIEIIPEEYTKGITFLDKLSEKNMHSTKKEIKSFEDEHKSNLSNDDYEEIEYKKNNISSKKEIINNEDSDDQNDHDNEILDRGVTQIDKDTYTNGIHKRGLQEENKKIKDKKKSIFRNNYKEINNSLKENNFFRSQSIESNNSSNITLSEEESLYSNIENGNSPHLTSMLSHKRELINNNINSNNICSREQIKNKINFELLWNSNKIRTSFKNQIDILKTAFLEEGIFNFHLDKDMYVDILDALFKNKFLDIFQNIQDEERIKHILAINNDNNINYYNKKENNEFINYNDCIILIDILYHLTNSGKDNYIFLFIDKGERTILLNFLTFSIKNINTFIGAEKCIKENMLLLKSLLEMLI, encoded by the coding sequence atggCCAAGTCACACCTCGAAATTGCAAAACAACTTAAACATAATTCACTagaattaaaagaatattttgAAGATCTCTATTCCTGGCAAAACgatattaagaaaaaagaagaaaaggaaaaggaagaaatcaaacttgaaaaaatatataataataaaaaaaataataataatgataatgataaggGATTCGAAAAGAATACAGGAAAATTCTACaacaaaaataaaggaTTCTCATATCTTAAAAGAGATTGTAATTCCTTGgatacatattataaagcATGGGacaaattaaatatagATGACATTGATAGTAATGCTGaacaaattaataaaaattgtgaagatattcataataataaccataatgacattatattttgtgaaaattataaaaataatataccaCCAGAAAACATACCCAATTCACcacaaaataatgataataaaaacgAAAATGAAAGATTCAATCACAAGACAGAACAAAAAAATCATGTAGACGAGATACAAAGGGATCTTTATATAGGAAAAAACAAGTCATCTCATGATATAAgtaaattaaataataacgaacatataataaaacatgTGTGTAAAGcatatgatatatatttaggTAAAAACGAAGAAGGGAAGttaaattatgaaaagAAGAATTATCATAGGTGTTTAGAAAATTAcaatgatataataaattacaTAGATTACGAATTAAAAGGTgacaatatatttattgaaatagaaaaaaattgtaataatGAATTACATATAGAAGTCATATCAGATAATTATACTTTTGATAAGAAAATagaagaattatatattgtacGTACAAAAACGCTTATAAATCGTTCTTTGGTATATCAAAGATTATCAGCACACTTTGAAAGTATAGATGATTGTTCTTCtgtaattttattttataattactTTTTACCTAATATGAAAGATAATAcaacatataatattaaagaCCTAGGTACCATGaacattaaaaatattatatttaaggCATATTATTTAAGAGGAATAGCAAGATATAAattaagaatatataaattatcGCTAAAAGATTTTAAGGAATCTAAAATTTTATCgaattatatgaattcAAGTGCAACAATAAATATTGATAACACCATTCATGTTATAGAAGATATAATTGAGAAAAGTAATGTGAACAAATATATACGAAGACGGAATGAATATACAAATACCCTTGTGAATCATCCTAGATTAAAGCCAAGAAAATTAACCATCGAAATTATACCTGAGGAATATACAAAAGGAATAACCTTTTTAGATAAATTAtctgaaaaaaatatgcatTCTacaaaaaaggaaataaaatCATTTGAAGATGAACATAAAAGTAATTTATCAAATGATGATTATGAAGAaatagaatataaaaaaaacaatatatcttctaaaaaagaaataataaataatgaagataGTGATGATCAAAATGATCATGATAACGAAATATTAGACAGGGGTGTTACGCAAATAGATAAAGATACATATACAAATGGAATCCACAAAAGAGGCTTacaagaagaaaataaaaaaattaaagacaaaaaaaaaagtattttTCGAAAcaattataaagaaataaataatagtTTAAAAGagaataatttttttagaAGCCAAAGTATAGAGAGTAACAATAGTAGTAATATAACATTAAGTGAAGAAGAGTCTTTGTATAGTAATATAGAAAATGGTAATTCTCCGCATCTAACAAGTATGTTATCCCATAAAAGAGAATTgattaataataacattaacagtaataatatttgcTCTCgtgaacaaataaaaaacaaaataaacTTTGAGCTTTTATGGAATTCAAACAAAATAAGAACAAGTTTTAAGAACCAAAtagatattttaaaaactGCATTTTTGGAAGAAggaatatttaattttcaTTTAGACAAAGATATGTACGTTGATATATTAGATgctttatttaaaaataaatttctcgatatttttcaaaatattcAAGATGAAGAAAgaataaaacatatattagcaataaataatgataacaaCATAAACtattataataagaaagaaaataacgaatttataaattataacgattgtataatattaatagatatattatatcacTTAACCAATTCTGGGAAGGATAATTATATCTTTCTTTTCATTGATAAGGGGGAAAGGAccattttattaaatttcTTGACTTTCtccataaaaaatataaatacttTTATAGGTGCTGAAAAATGCATAAAGGAGAACATGTTGTTATTGAAAAGTTTGCTTGAAATGttgatttaa
- a CDS encoding hypothetical protein (conserved Plasmodium protein, unknown function): protein MENSTRKRNNLSCNNPKDVHLKDNVLNKKAVLYFDEDIVFDECNILKEDENLDLTEEEGHEELDEKGNKKVRKRKESTQENKSGKKGKHINKVKKGENNDDKDPNEDDNKRNDKNVQRKKKKDISNNNNNDDNEEKENDDDNINIYKKGKTNIKNMDSFNSGLDSSTNSSVSARIYRSNTELKKKGSSQNIKGNKINIENFTKEEKILFKKWIDILPSTNLEIQNILNHQLPCYNILNNIKRINKIKSIAYNENNNDEFLNSIEKSNLMFSNIKVAKREKYIIRFLCEGSSYNLSELVNILYYVLNNKELILEKFPHKKLSEKKNKKNDLAVHKVHLENNNNNNDNNNNNNNNNNNSMMMMMMKDTYVVQDEENIKKINFLNKNNDNQFDLHNNNNDDDKNQYEEDSNAHVTEKNIEIDKNVNTDNFNLDNFSDEDYYSEGQDNQYNFHNVTPITKEDLYSCIPILLSRKNLGDNMKKMNISKNENNEKECLWVWENDNYDIFPSYYKEIFKYFKELRSNMSKIYKTLIKFKNSILSKDLPNIIKMSDFLNELKKKQYLESERRCKKILLEKKKIMKKKMDIKKQEEKKKKYDESKTVEEKKNNTLIKCDSNKIQNKVDDNKTKKQNLILSWLTFKKNQTVNTLNENEHMEQYMKYPIANVLNFNECMKDKLLEVQSQLPIFTCDRKDAVFSNETLQNNSEYDKQHFLDSYINTCENHKKVVVDYYKVYVDNKEFYEEIPSVDVIDGSKIVVQNEKNVRSKIWEDNEFYLKLKNADYIRSFYFYDNSWTRPFMSLLVHKVLDDNLNLLPFYYHDDMEYENDTNEDYYEKFETIDLTTENEENETESDGSSQDMFIVPDNEINRDIELSPITIPTSQDIYFFSIFNWEWNFEGNTKHNYNIIDKNVWKEFNFKYMENIYGCQYISWGVDNNPFKYMSDKNGLKNTLDNYDIKKLIKHSHGKMTKKDILLEQFKQKNEHLTKADTERKFKMYLVYKKCEDNRKKWMASEEGVKLFKNEELLSKIYDIRKRKLNAMSQRIEEAKKQKKMDKDNLKKEEKIKKKEKTIQEKLEKKESMKKDDNAKI from the exons atgGAGAACAGCAcaagaaaaagaaacaaCCTATCATGTAATAATCCTAAAGATGTACATCTTAAAGATAACgttttaaataaaaaagcagttttatattttgatgaAGATATTGTATTTGATGAgtgtaatattttaaaagaagaCGAGAATTTGGATTTAACAGAGGAAGAAGGACATGAAGAATTAGAcgaaaaaggaaataaaaaagttagaaaaagaaaagaaagcacacaagaaaataaaagtgGGAAGAAAGGaaaacatattaataaggttaaaaaaggagaaaataatgatgataagGACCCAAATGaggatgataataaaaggaatgataaaaatgtacaacgtaaaaagaaaaaggacatatcaaataataataataatgatgataatgaagaaaaagaaaatgatgatgataatataaatatatataagaaaggaaaaacaaatataaaaaatatggattCATTTAATAGTGGTTTGGATAGCTCAACCAATAGTTCTGTTAGTGCACGTATTTATAGAAGTAATACTGAgctaaaaaaaaaaggttcatcacaaaatataaaaggaaataaaattaatattgaaaattttacaaaggaagaaaaaatattatttaagaAATGGATTGATATATTACCCAGTACGAACTTAGAGATTCAGAATATTTTGAACCATCAATTACcttgttataatatattgaataatataaaaagaattaataaaattaaaagtattgcatataatgaaaataataatgatgaattCTTAAATTCTATTGAAAAATCAAATCTTATGTTTAGTAATATCAAAGTTGCAAAAcgagaaaaatatattatacgATTTTTATGTGAAGGCtcatcatataatttaagtGAATTGGTAAACATATTGTATTatgttttaaataataaggaGTTAATACTTGAAAAGTTTCCACACAAAAAATTATcggaaaaaaaaaataagaaaaatgatCTGGCCGTTCACAAAGTACATttggaaaataataataacaacaatgataataataataataataataataataataataatagtatgatgatgatgatgatgaaagATACCTATGTTGTACaagatgaagaaaatattaaaaaaattaactttttaaataaaaataatgacaaCCAATTTGACctacataataataataatgatgatgataaaaatcAATATGAAGAAGATTCAAATGCCCATGTtacagaaaaaaatatagaaattGACAAGAATGTAAACACagataattttaatttagATAATTTTTCAGATGAAGATTATTATTCAGAAGGACAAGATAACCAATATAATTTCCATAACGTTACTCCTATTACGAAAGAAGATTTATATTCTTGTATACCCATATTACTAAGTAGAAAAAATTTAGGagataatatgaaaaaaatgaatataagtaaaaatgaaaataatgaaaaagaatGTTTATGGGTATGGgaaaatgataattatgatattttcccatcatattataaagaaatttttaaatattttaaagaattaaGAAGTAACATGAgcaaaatatataaaacattaatcaaatttaaaaattctATCCTGTCAAAGGATCTACcgaatattattaaaatgtcAGATTTCTTAAACgaattaaagaaaaaacaatattTGGAATCAGAAAGGAgatgtaaaaaaatattactagaaaaaaaaaaaattatgaaaaaaaaaatggatataaaaaaacaagaagaaaagaaaaaaaagtatgATGAATCAAAAACTgtagaagaaaaaaaaaataacacaCTTATCAAATGTGATAGTAAcaaaatacaaaataaagtCGATGATAATAAAACCAAAAAACAAAATCTAATTTTATCTTGGTTAacattcaaaaaaaatcaaacagttaatacattaaatgaaaatgagCATATGGAACAGTATATGAAATATCCAATAGCTAATGTCCTAAATTTTAATGAATGTATGAAGGACAAATTATTGGAGGTACAGAGTCAACTACCTATATTTACATGTGATAGAAAGGATGCAGTGTTTTCTAATGAAACCTTACAGAATAATTCGGAGTATGATAAACAACACTTCCTGGAtagttatataaatacttGTGAAAATCATAAAAAGGTGGTGGTCGATTACTATAAAGTATACG TTGATAATAAGGAATTTTATGAAGAAATACCATCTGTGGATGTTATTGATGGAAGTAAAATTGTTGTGCAG AATGAAAAGAACGTAAGGTCCAAAATATGGGAAGACAACGAATTTTACttgaaattaaaaaatgcAGATTATATTAGAAGTTTTTACTTTTATGACAATTCTTGGACAAGGCCTTTTATGTCGCTATTAGTGCACAAAGTTTTGGAT GACAATTTGAATTTATTGCCCttttattatcatgatGATATGgaatatgaaaatgataCGAATGAAgattattatgaaaaatttgAAACGATTGATTTAACCACggaaaatgaagaaaatgaaaca GAAAGTGATGGAAGTTCTCAAGACATGTTTATAGTACCtgataatgaaataaatagaGATATTGAATTATCTCCTATTACAATACCAACAAGTCaagatatttatttcttttctatatttaattGGGAATGGAACTTTGAGGGAAATACCaaacataattataaca tTATTGACAAAAATGTGTGGAAagaatttaattttaaatatatggaGAACATTTATGGGTGTCAATACATCTCATGGGGAG TTGACAATAATCCGTTCAAGTACATGTCTGATAAAAATGGCCTAAAGAATACTCTGgataattatgatattaAGAAATTAATCAAA CATTCTCATGGTAAAATGACCAAAAAGGATATCCTTCTGGAGCAGTTCAAAcaaaa AAATGAGCACTTAACAAAAGCTGACACGGAAAGAAAGTTCAAAATGTATTTGGTGTACAAAAAGTGTGAAGACAACAGAAAG AAATGGATGGCTTCCGAAGAAGGTGTAAAATTATTCAAGAATGAAGAACTACTATCCAAAATCTATGATATAAGAAAGAGGAAATTAAATGCTATGTCCCAAAGAATAGAAGAGGCgaagaaacaaaaaaaaatggataaagataatttgaaaaaagaagaaaaaataaaaaagaaagaaaaaactATTCAAGAAAAATTGgagaaaaaagaaagtaTGAAAAAGGACGACAATGCAAAaatttaa
- a CDS encoding hypothetical protein (conserved Plasmodium protein, unknown function), with product MEKNILKKYKSFFNFVTNIKNNTEKENSIKYAQNIYLSKISKSNYNVKSNEDQIYDNKLFLKYWIRKKRPGARN from the coding sequence ATGGAAAAGAACATTttgaagaaatataaaagcttttttaattttgttacgaatattaaaaataatactgaaaaagaaaatagCATAAAATACgcacaaaatatatacctAAGTAAAATATCAAAAAGTAATTATAATGTTAAAAGTAATGAGGatcaaatatatgataataagCTTTTCTTGAAATATTGGataaggaaaaaaagaCCAGGAGCTCGAAATTGA